Proteins encoded in a region of the Paenibacillus pedocola genome:
- a CDS encoding HAMP domain-containing protein, with translation MKDQNQTNEKNDDQIDAGELLNALMAMKKGNFSYRMPYDRTGVAGKVADTFNEIMDIQEGLVYEVQTVAKVVGKEGNLSKRFVQKNLGGSWETITDSLNGLVIDLIQPTSEMVRVINAVAKGDLSQKVELEIEGRPLTGEFQRTASNINMMVNQLSTFASEVTRVAREVGTEGILGGQADVKGVSGTWKDLTDSVNYMATNLTDQVRNIAAVTTAVANGDLSKQITVNARGEILELKNTINTMVEQLSMFSSEVTRVAREVGTEGKLGGQADVKDVSGTWRDLTESVNYMASNLTNQVRNIAVVTTAVANGDLSKKITADVQGEILELKNTINTMVDQLSTFASEVTRMAREVGTEGILGGQADVKGVSGTWRDLTESVNYMASNLTNQVRNIAEVTTAVAKGDLSKTITVDAKGEILQLKSTINIMVDQLSNFASEVTRVAREVSTEGILGGQADVKGVSGTWKDLTDSVNFMAGTLTDQVRNIAEVTTAVAKGDLSKQITVNAKGEILELKNTINTMVDQLSTFASEVTRVAREVGTEGMLGGQAQVKGVAGTWRDLTESVNYMASNLTNQVRNIAVVTTAVANGDLSKKITADVQGEILELKNTINTMVDQLSMFSSEVTRVAREVGTEGKLGGQAQVKGVGGTWKDLTEGVNNMARNLTDQVRNIADVTTAVAKGDLSKKITVDVKGEILELKNTINTMVDQLSTFASEVTRVAREVGTDGKLGAQAEVKDVSGTWKDLTDTVNYMASNLTIQMRNIAGVTTAVANGDLSKKITVDVKGELLELKNTINTMVDQLNSFASEVTRVAREVGTDGKLGGQAQVRGVGGIWKDLTDNVNIMATNLTDQVRGIAKVVTAVANGNLKQKLTVEAKGEIAELTDTINNMIETLATFADQVTTVAREVGAEGKLGGQANVPGAAGTWRDLTDNVNYMASTLTTQVRAITNVATAVTNGDLSRAIDVSASGEVATLKDNINEMIRNLKETTRINTEQDWLKTNLAKFSRLLQGQRDLYAVSRMILSELAPLVSMQHGVFYINEPSGGEPVLKLFASYAYQSRKHLANEFRAGQGLVGQCLIEKQRILLTNVPGDYVVISSALGEATPLNIILLPIIFEDQVLAILELATFRPYSDIDIAFLDQLTESIGIVINTMQANQRTEELLIQSQSLTEELQKQQMELRNTNDELEDKAKLLVLQKAEVESKNHEVEVAKRYLEEKAEQLALTSKYKSEFLANMSHELRTPLNSLLLLAEQLAENPDDNLHEIQVKFAKTIQDSGLELLNLINDILDLSKIESGTITPDYSEVSLAELTDGLDRTFRHMVDAKKLEYRIKVDPGLPARIISDFKRLQQILKNLLSNAFKFTEQGQIMLQIRKATEGWHPENESLNRAKTVICFSVSDTGIGIPHEKQQIIFEAFQQADGSTNREYGGTGLGLAISREIAEMLGGEIVLYSEVNKGSVFNLYLPTEAEFTEPEIKKAHVPEVIDITPPKRRSSLVKPAEEALLDDRDNLEPGDRVFLIVEDDQKFNEIILDLLHKRGIKAVISSSGYDALELVHKYKPIAITLDLHLGGDTNGWMVLEQLKSDIYVRHIPICVMTVDEEEVLLLQKGVHDYFRKPVTNEELENALDRLNQFTDKKGRSLLIAVHDEQERKQIVDQLSNQDIKLTVVDTGRKALNQINNKDFDCVVLDNNLPDMNLIRFVRDMHKNAKNKKVPVVARLSKKLTTAEENEWDDLVKMAVIKEVKTNTQLIDETTLFLHLKAEDLPSDLRDKLVKLYSSDEMIESKKVLVVDDDIRNIFALTSILERHHMKVIPAENGQDAIDLLEQTPDIEIVLMDIMMPGMDGYETTRAIRQKAEFKNLPILALTAKAMKGDRELCLEAGCSDYITKPVNSTQLLSMMRTWLDK, from the coding sequence ATGAAGGATCAAAACCAAACTAACGAGAAAAACGATGATCAAATTGACGCTGGCGAACTGCTCAACGCCTTAATGGCCATGAAGAAAGGCAATTTCTCCTACAGAATGCCTTATGACCGCACGGGTGTAGCCGGCAAGGTAGCAGATACATTTAATGAGATCATGGATATTCAGGAAGGCCTGGTCTATGAAGTCCAGACGGTAGCCAAGGTTGTCGGGAAAGAGGGCAATCTTTCGAAAAGATTTGTGCAGAAAAATTTGGGCGGATCATGGGAGACTATCACAGATTCATTGAATGGTCTGGTCATTGACCTGATTCAACCTACTAGCGAAATGGTGCGGGTAATTAACGCCGTGGCCAAAGGGGACCTGTCCCAGAAGGTGGAGCTGGAAATTGAAGGCAGACCGCTCACCGGAGAATTCCAGAGAACGGCAAGCAACATTAACATGATGGTGAATCAGCTGAGCACCTTTGCTTCCGAGGTTACCCGGGTGGCGCGCGAGGTTGGTACGGAAGGGATTCTGGGCGGTCAGGCAGACGTCAAAGGGGTTTCGGGCACCTGGAAAGACCTTACAGATAGCGTGAATTATATGGCTACCAACCTCACGGACCAAGTGCGTAACATCGCGGCGGTAACAACGGCCGTAGCAAACGGGGATCTGTCGAAGCAAATCACGGTAAATGCCCGGGGAGAAATCCTTGAGCTCAAAAATACGATCAACACCATGGTGGAACAGCTCTCCATGTTCTCGTCCGAGGTTACGCGCGTGGCGCGTGAGGTCGGCACGGAAGGTAAGCTTGGCGGTCAGGCGGATGTTAAAGACGTATCCGGTACTTGGCGGGATTTAACCGAAAGTGTAAACTACATGGCCTCCAACCTGACCAACCAGGTGCGTAACATTGCGGTTGTTACCACTGCGGTCGCAAACGGCGATCTTTCGAAGAAGATTACTGCTGATGTGCAAGGTGAAATTCTGGAACTTAAGAACACAATTAACACGATGGTGGATCAATTGTCTACCTTTGCTTCTGAGGTTACCCGTATGGCGCGCGAGGTCGGTACGGAGGGGATACTCGGCGGACAGGCGGATGTAAAAGGCGTCTCCGGCACATGGCGTGATTTGACCGAGAGCGTAAACTACATGGCGTCTAACTTAACCAACCAGGTGCGTAACATTGCGGAAGTAACAACAGCTGTGGCTAAGGGTGATCTGTCGAAGACGATTACTGTGGATGCAAAAGGCGAGATTCTCCAGCTGAAAAGCACGATCAATATCATGGTGGATCAGCTCAGCAACTTCGCCTCAGAGGTTACGCGTGTGGCGCGGGAGGTTTCTACGGAAGGGATTCTGGGCGGTCAAGCAGACGTTAAAGGCGTATCGGGTACATGGAAGGATTTGACCGATAGCGTTAACTTTATGGCCGGTACACTGACCGATCAGGTGCGTAATATCGCCGAGGTGACCACTGCGGTTGCGAAAGGCGACCTGTCTAAGCAGATCACGGTGAATGCGAAAGGTGAAATTCTTGAGCTTAAGAATACCATTAACACGATGGTGGATCAGCTCTCTACCTTCGCTTCCGAAGTAACGCGTGTGGCGCGGGAGGTAGGTACGGAGGGGATGCTGGGCGGACAAGCCCAAGTTAAAGGCGTTGCGGGTACCTGGCGCGATTTGACCGAGAGTGTAAACTACATGGCGTCTAACTTAACCAACCAAGTGCGCAACATCGCCGTCGTAACGACGGCCGTAGCGAACGGCGATCTGTCCAAGAAAATCACGGCGGATGTACAAGGGGAAATCCTCGAGCTCAAAAATACGATCAACACGATGGTGGACCAGCTCTCCATGTTCTCCTCTGAGGTTACGCGGGTGGCGCGCGAGGTCGGTACGGAAGGGAAACTGGGCGGACAGGCTCAGGTTAAAGGGGTCGGCGGAACCTGGAAAGACTTGACCGAAGGCGTTAATAACATGGCCCGGAATCTTACGGATCAGGTGCGGAATATCGCGGACGTTACAACGGCGGTAGCAAAGGGAGACCTGTCCAAGAAAATCACAGTTGACGTAAAAGGCGAAATCCTTGAACTGAAGAATACGATCAATACAATGGTGGATCAGCTCTCGACCTTCGCCTCCGAGGTTACGCGCGTAGCGCGCGAGGTAGGGACCGATGGTAAACTCGGCGCGCAAGCGGAAGTGAAGGATGTCTCCGGTACGTGGAAGGATTTGACCGATACGGTTAACTACATGGCCAGCAACCTGACCATTCAAATGCGTAACATTGCTGGTGTTACAACGGCAGTAGCGAACGGGGACCTGTCCAAGAAAATTACGGTTGACGTGAAAGGCGAATTATTGGAACTGAAGAACACGATCAATACGATGGTGGATCAGCTGAATTCGTTCGCCTCAGAGGTTACGCGTGTGGCCCGGGAGGTCGGTACAGACGGTAAGCTGGGCGGCCAAGCCCAGGTCCGCGGCGTCGGAGGGATCTGGAAAGACCTTACTGACAACGTTAATATTATGGCGACCAACCTTACAGATCAGGTGCGCGGTATCGCCAAGGTCGTGACGGCAGTTGCGAACGGTAACCTGAAGCAAAAACTGACTGTAGAAGCCAAGGGCGAAATCGCCGAGCTGACGGATACAATCAATAATATGATCGAGACGCTGGCAACCTTCGCAGATCAGGTAACTACCGTGGCACGTGAGGTAGGTGCTGAAGGAAAGCTTGGCGGGCAAGCGAACGTTCCGGGCGCGGCCGGTACTTGGCGTGATCTCACCGACAACGTTAACTACATGGCGAGTACGCTGACCACCCAGGTACGCGCCATCACTAACGTTGCAACTGCGGTAACGAATGGCGATCTGTCACGTGCTATCGACGTATCTGCATCCGGAGAAGTCGCGACGCTCAAAGACAACATCAACGAAATGATCCGGAATCTGAAGGAAACGACCCGTATCAATACGGAGCAGGACTGGCTCAAAACCAATCTCGCCAAGTTCTCACGGCTTCTGCAAGGACAAAGGGATTTGTATGCGGTCAGCCGCATGATCCTGTCCGAGCTGGCTCCGCTCGTGTCCATGCAGCACGGTGTCTTCTATATCAATGAACCGTCCGGCGGTGAACCGGTACTGAAGCTGTTTGCCAGCTATGCATACCAAAGCCGCAAACACCTGGCGAACGAATTCCGGGCCGGGCAAGGCCTGGTCGGCCAGTGCCTGATCGAGAAACAGCGGATCCTGCTTACCAACGTACCGGGTGACTATGTGGTGATCTCGTCCGCTTTGGGCGAAGCTACACCTCTCAACATCATTTTACTGCCGATTATTTTCGAGGATCAGGTGCTCGCGATTCTGGAACTTGCAACCTTCCGCCCTTACAGCGATATCGATATTGCATTCCTGGATCAGCTTACGGAGTCGATCGGAATTGTGATTAACACGATGCAGGCGAACCAGCGTACAGAGGAGCTGCTGATCCAGTCGCAGTCCCTTACCGAAGAGCTCCAAAAGCAGCAGATGGAGCTGCGGAATACAAATGACGAACTCGAGGATAAGGCGAAGCTGCTCGTCCTGCAGAAAGCGGAAGTGGAGAGCAAGAACCATGAGGTCGAGGTGGCCAAACGATATCTGGAGGAGAAAGCGGAACAGCTTGCCCTCACATCCAAGTACAAATCCGAGTTTTTGGCCAACATGTCGCACGAACTTCGTACCCCGCTGAATTCTTTGCTGCTCCTGGCAGAACAGCTGGCCGAGAACCCGGATGACAATCTTCATGAGATTCAGGTGAAGTTTGCAAAGACGATTCAGGACTCCGGACTCGAATTGCTAAACCTGATCAATGATATTCTGGATCTGTCCAAAATCGAATCGGGCACGATTACGCCGGATTATAGTGAAGTATCCTTGGCGGAGCTGACCGACGGGCTGGACCGTACCTTCCGCCATATGGTGGATGCTAAGAAGCTCGAGTACCGGATCAAGGTAGATCCCGGCTTACCGGCCAGAATAATATCGGACTTCAAACGGCTTCAGCAAATTCTAAAAAACCTGCTTTCAAACGCCTTTAAGTTCACGGAACAAGGACAGATCATGCTCCAGATCCGGAAGGCGACTGAGGGTTGGCATCCGGAGAATGAATCGCTGAACCGGGCCAAAACGGTTATTTGCTTCTCCGTAAGCGATACAGGGATCGGCATCCCGCATGAAAAACAGCAGATCATTTTCGAGGCCTTCCAGCAGGCGGACGGCAGCACCAACCGGGAATATGGCGGAACAGGCTTAGGTTTAGCCATATCCCGTGAGATTGCCGAAATGCTGGGCGGAGAAATTGTCCTGTACAGTGAAGTGAACAAGGGAAGCGTATTTAATCTGTATCTTCCGACTGAAGCGGAATTCACGGAGCCGGAAATCAAAAAAGCGCATGTTCCGGAAGTGATTGATATCACTCCGCCTAAACGCAGAAGCAGCCTGGTTAAACCGGCGGAGGAAGCTTTGCTCGACGACCGGGATAACCTTGAGCCGGGAGACCGCGTATTCCTGATTGTGGAGGATGACCAGAAGTTCAATGAGATCATTCTCGATCTTCTTCACAAAAGAGGAATCAAAGCTGTCATTTCGTCCAGCGGCTATGATGCACTGGAGCTCGTTCATAAGTATAAGCCAATTGCTATAACGCTGGATCTGCATCTTGGCGGGGATACCAACGGCTGGATGGTACTGGAGCAGCTGAAGAGCGATATCTATGTGCGGCATATTCCGATTTGTGTTATGACCGTGGATGAGGAAGAGGTGCTCCTGCTGCAGAAGGGGGTTCACGATTACTTCCGGAAACCGGTGACAAACGAAGAGCTTGAGAATGCACTCGACCGTTTAAATCAATTCACCGACAAGAAGGGCCGCAGCCTGCTGATTGCTGTTCATGATGAGCAAGAGCGCAAGCAAATCGTCGACCAGCTGAGCAATCAGGATATCAAGCTCACGGTGGTCGACACGGGACGTAAGGCTTTGAACCAGATCAATAATAAAGATTTCGACTGTGTGGTTCTGGACAATAACTTGCCCGATATGAATCTCATCCGGTTTGTCCGGGATATGCACAAGAACGCTAAAAACAAAAAAGTTCCCGTCGTAGCACGCCTGAGCAAAAAGCTGACAACCGCTGAGGAGAACGAGTGGGATGATTTGGTCAAGATGGCGGTCATCAAAGAGGTGAAGACGAATACTCAATTGATTGACGAGACGACTCTCTTCCTGCACCTTAAAGCGGAGGACCTGCCATCCGACTTAAGGGATAAGCTGGTTAAACTATATAGTTCGGATGAAATGATCGAATCTAAAAAAGTACTGGTAGTGGATGATGATATCCGCAACATCTTTGCGCTTACCTCGATTTTGGAGCGTCATCATATGAAGGTCATTCCTGCCGAGAACGGTCAGGATGCCATTGATCTCCTGGAACAGACACCGGATATCGAAATCGTGCTAATGGATATCATGATGCCGGGAATGGACGGGTACGAAACGACGAGGGCGATCCGGCAGAAGGCAGAATTCAAGAACCTTCCTATTCTTGCACTTACGGCCAAAGCCATGAAGGGAGACCGGGAGCTGTGCCTCGAAGCTGGCTGCTCGGATTACATTACCAAACCGGTCAATAGTACGCAGCTGTTATCCATGATGCGGACTTGGCTGGACAAATAA
- a CDS encoding M14 family metallopeptidase produces MMSKKLLSLFIALTLTLSGILPAAYAGEAVTEVQTQVLTAPASTGSGVSATVASEVYQTPAPTVSAEVYQASMTKARTLPVTLTLPEGVTADQLTWNFGRTSEEMKPLAEWKKWNNASNVRAYTGDPFVKVTYEPVSPATVTALVYFDMPFGSNLSLSGIRAEYVKLAGVYNLTATTPAGEVLAQQQVKLNPYDTYHTYDEIKPAIDRITADSNNKYGRYVEYQQIGTSTQGRAIHFSIVAKDKASVDQYLNETLPLMNNDPAALQEMIKNGQLQDYKVPIWLNNIHADEANGVDVIIKFLDTLMTQKIVNYDTTDANGNVVPVALDIDKALDNVIFLLDYVENPDGRALNTRATSTLLDPNRDNSYQTQPETQAVTAQIAKWTPLSFLDMHGFVSGFLIEPCTPPHDPNIEYDLVMDNMLEQATAMGNAGIANTKYDAYHIPYLEAEKLKNDPAYANPYGNATGWDDASPAYTAVYAMHQGALGHTIEVPELNEDSLDAFYYATLAATSYVQNNKEELFLNQLEIFKRGINNEDHKEVDPYLVNAKYESIGRERETSDTNFFPEYYVLPVAKALQKNELETYKMVQYLLRNGVKVEQTTTPVSVDGVTYPTGTYVVNMHQAKRGYANLVLYDGLDVSDFDAMYSDTVQNFADMRGFDRYISRSTGAFTGKTQQVSSVVIPTTSLDQYPFAQNYVIRNSNNDAIKAVNELLANHKAVTLLSNDGAGYEKGSFLVSRSNLRTVASKYLLDLVPFSTTGDKTGKLLKPANVGIAGAPSFILADLGFKVTTDTAAADVLVNAGTSLIASGKPFIGYGRTMLSSIKSLNILPGLDYANPVNQANRAAAHEGLFQANVSQDSVITAPYADNEYLYTVSAAYITAVPQGAEVLAEYGTGEDFFKAGWWPNSDAAKGQVLALNYQTDNIHVTLFANDLLNKYHPQNQFRLLANAIYASAPAATEADGMDNGVLEPEPAATPGTSVPVPTATPAPTATPAPASPQPSATPAPAVSFTDLGNVAWAASAIKELTAKGILQGVGGNSFAPLKEVTRAEFITMIVRAFNLPLENAAANFSDVSTADWAYSYIAAGVQNGLVSGVGGGRFEPGRSITREEMAIIAANALTKFKGKSVTDTDAILANFKDKSSIASYGKNAVALLTQEGIVKGMTDSTFVPKGIANRAQAAVIISNILSLP; encoded by the coding sequence ATGATGTCCAAGAAATTATTATCCTTATTCATTGCATTAACCCTGACGTTATCCGGAATCCTTCCGGCAGCCTATGCGGGTGAAGCTGTCACTGAAGTTCAGACTCAGGTTCTGACTGCACCGGCATCAACCGGCTCCGGCGTTTCCGCTACGGTTGCCTCAGAAGTCTATCAAACCCCTGCACCTACCGTATCGGCAGAAGTCTACCAGGCCTCGATGACTAAAGCCAGAACTCTTCCGGTTACGCTGACCCTTCCCGAAGGTGTCACAGCAGACCAGCTTACCTGGAATTTCGGCAGAACGTCGGAAGAGATGAAGCCGCTGGCAGAGTGGAAAAAATGGAATAATGCTTCTAATGTTAGAGCATATACGGGAGACCCATTCGTAAAAGTAACCTATGAGCCTGTCTCACCTGCAACGGTGACCGCTCTGGTATACTTCGATATGCCTTTCGGCTCCAATCTGTCCCTAAGCGGCATCCGGGCCGAATATGTCAAGCTTGCCGGGGTATACAACCTGACAGCAACCACTCCTGCCGGCGAGGTGCTGGCACAGCAGCAAGTGAAGCTGAACCCGTATGATACCTATCATACATATGATGAAATCAAACCGGCAATTGATAGAATTACGGCTGACAGCAACAATAAATACGGCCGTTATGTAGAATATCAGCAGATCGGTACGTCCACGCAGGGACGGGCGATCCACTTCTCCATCGTCGCTAAGGACAAGGCATCCGTAGACCAATATCTGAATGAAACACTGCCGCTGATGAACAACGACCCTGCTGCATTGCAGGAGATGATCAAAAACGGCCAGTTGCAGGATTATAAAGTTCCGATTTGGCTGAACAATATCCATGCAGATGAAGCCAATGGCGTAGATGTTATTATTAAGTTTTTGGATACACTGATGACCCAGAAAATCGTCAACTATGATACGACCGATGCGAACGGTAACGTGGTTCCGGTAGCACTGGACATCGACAAGGCGCTGGACAATGTGATTTTCCTGCTGGATTATGTGGAGAATCCGGATGGACGTGCGCTGAACACACGTGCGACTTCAACGCTGCTGGACCCGAACCGCGACAACTCCTACCAGACACAACCGGAGACACAGGCTGTCACAGCACAAATTGCCAAGTGGACACCGCTGAGCTTCCTGGATATGCACGGTTTCGTGAGCGGATTCCTGATCGAGCCTTGTACACCGCCGCATGATCCGAACATCGAATACGATCTGGTTATGGACAATATGCTTGAACAGGCTACAGCCATGGGGAATGCCGGGATCGCCAATACCAAATATGATGCATACCACATTCCTTATCTGGAAGCCGAGAAATTAAAGAATGACCCGGCTTATGCTAATCCTTACGGAAATGCCACCGGATGGGATGATGCTTCCCCGGCCTACACCGCTGTCTATGCGATGCACCAGGGTGCCCTTGGACATACCATAGAGGTACCGGAGCTGAATGAAGATTCCCTCGATGCCTTCTACTATGCAACACTGGCTGCCACCAGCTATGTGCAGAACAATAAAGAAGAGCTGTTCCTGAATCAGCTGGAAATTTTCAAACGCGGCATCAATAATGAAGACCACAAAGAGGTTGATCCGTATCTGGTAAATGCCAAATATGAATCCATCGGCCGTGAGCGTGAGACTTCGGACACGAACTTCTTCCCTGAGTATTATGTGCTTCCGGTAGCCAAAGCTCTGCAAAAGAACGAGCTGGAAACGTACAAAATGGTGCAGTACCTGCTTCGTAACGGAGTGAAGGTAGAGCAGACAACCACACCGGTAAGCGTGGATGGAGTCACATATCCAACCGGCACCTATGTGGTGAACATGCATCAGGCCAAACGTGGTTATGCCAACCTGGTTCTGTACGACGGCCTGGATGTCTCTGACTTTGATGCGATGTATTCCGACACCGTACAGAATTTTGCGGATATGCGCGGATTCGACCGCTACATCAGCCGGAGCACCGGTGCCTTCACTGGCAAGACCCAGCAGGTTAGCAGCGTCGTCATTCCGACAACTAGCCTTGATCAGTATCCTTTTGCGCAAAATTACGTCATCCGCAACAGCAACAACGATGCAATCAAAGCGGTTAACGAATTGCTTGCGAACCACAAAGCGGTAACCCTGCTCTCCAATGATGGAGCCGGATATGAAAAAGGCAGCTTCCTGGTCTCCAGATCCAATCTGAGAACAGTAGCTTCCAAATACTTGCTAGACCTCGTGCCTTTCAGCACTACGGGAGACAAGACCGGCAAGCTGCTCAAGCCGGCGAATGTAGGCATTGCCGGAGCACCATCCTTCATCTTAGCCGATCTTGGATTTAAAGTGACTACCGATACGGCTGCGGCAGACGTGCTGGTCAATGCAGGCACGAGCCTGATTGCCAGCGGTAAACCGTTCATCGGATATGGACGCACGATGCTGAGCAGCATCAAATCCCTGAATATCTTACCGGGCCTCGACTATGCCAATCCGGTGAATCAGGCGAATAGAGCTGCAGCACATGAAGGCTTGTTCCAGGCGAATGTCTCACAGGACAGCGTCATAACGGCTCCTTATGCAGACAATGAATACCTGTATACTGTTTCTGCTGCTTATATCACGGCTGTTCCGCAAGGCGCTGAAGTACTGGCGGAATACGGAACGGGCGAAGATTTCTTCAAAGCCGGCTGGTGGCCGAATAGCGATGCTGCTAAAGGTCAGGTACTGGCCCTGAATTATCAGACGGATAACATCCATGTGACCTTGTTCGCTAACGATTTGCTCAATAAATACCACCCGCAGAACCAGTTCCGGTTACTGGCAAATGCAATCTATGCCTCCGCTCCGGCAGCTACAGAAGCAGACGGCATGGATAACGGTGTGCTTGAGCCGGAACCGGCGGCTACTCCAGGTACAAGTGTACCTGTTCCAACCGCAACACCGGCACCAACGGCAACACCGGCTCCGGCTTCACCACAGCCGTCAGCTACACCAGCTCCGGCGGTAAGCTTCACCGATCTTGGCAATGTAGCATGGGCCGCATCGGCTATCAAAGAATTAACCGCTAAAGGCATCCTTCAGGGTGTGGGCGGCAACTCGTTCGCTCCGCTTAAAGAAGTGACCCGTGCCGAATTCATCACCATGATCGTCCGTGCCTTTAACCTGCCGCTAGAGAATGCAGCGGCTAACTTCAGTGATGTGTCAACCGCTGACTGGGCCTACAGCTATATTGCTGCCGGTGTCCAGAATGGTCTGGTGAGCGGTGTAGGCGGCGGCAGGTTCGAACCCGGCCGCTCTATCACCCGGGAAGAGATGGCGATCATCGCGGCGAATGCCCTGACGAAGTTCAAAGGAAAATCGGTTACCGATACGGATGCGATACTGGCGAACTTCAAGGACAAATCGAGTATTGCTTCCTACGGTAAAAACGCGGTAGCCCTGCTTACGCAGGAAGGAATTGTGAAGGGCATGACAGACAGCACGTTTGTGCCAAAGGGTATTGCAAACCGTGCCCAAGCCGCTGTCATTATCAGCAACATCCTCAGCCTGCCATAA
- a CDS encoding sensor histidine kinase has product MAYSEKELRTSLILAVSTILDRHYHSVTLKNIQSAWFVETYKDLLNSTFSTAFIHMIDAMFLDALDYGRYLDTQEKEGVQQGNYTAEIFSDHFEILLEMSKDLNLTAQNIMFTIIDEVVDDSANRLFFYNRLMESNWTRFGGFTLGYLSNKKQLIDSLHEQKIAVMGQMAAGMAHEIRNPLASIKGFAQLVNNRLAEPEIKAKELRTYMDITIKEIDTLNGLVTDFLLLSRKGDSKKDSGVVFNVIEVIHRVNNIVNQLILSDDIVLSVDYTAETVLTFGSASQLEQVFLNILKNSIDSFTACKGRIQITITTAAETNKIILLFKDNGEGILPEKLKRIFDPFFTTKPKGTGIGLSICKQLIEMYGGQIKVDSELQVGTTVSVTLPWVCDK; this is encoded by the coding sequence ATGGCATATAGTGAAAAGGAATTGCGTACGTCATTAATCCTGGCTGTTTCAACCATTTTGGACCGGCATTATCACTCTGTTACTCTAAAAAACATCCAATCCGCCTGGTTTGTAGAAACGTATAAGGACCTGTTAAACTCAACATTCAGTACGGCATTCATTCATATGATCGATGCAATGTTCCTGGATGCTTTGGATTACGGCCGGTACCTGGATACACAGGAAAAAGAGGGGGTTCAGCAAGGGAATTATACAGCAGAAATATTCAGTGATCATTTTGAAATCCTGCTTGAAATGAGTAAGGATTTAAACTTAACCGCACAGAATATAATGTTTACGATCATTGATGAGGTTGTGGATGATTCCGCGAACCGGCTGTTTTTCTACAATCGCTTAATGGAAAGTAACTGGACCCGCTTTGGTGGTTTTACCCTGGGATATCTGTCAAATAAAAAACAACTGATTGACAGTTTACATGAACAAAAAATTGCTGTAATGGGGCAAATGGCAGCCGGCATGGCACATGAAATCCGTAATCCGCTGGCTTCAATTAAAGGATTTGCCCAGCTTGTTAATAACAGGCTGGCTGAACCTGAGATCAAGGCCAAAGAATTGCGTACATACATGGACATAACGATTAAAGAGATTGATACACTGAACGGATTAGTAACGGACTTTCTGCTACTGTCCCGAAAAGGGGATAGTAAGAAGGATAGTGGTGTAGTATTTAATGTTATAGAGGTTATACATAGAGTGAATAACATTGTGAATCAGCTCATTCTTAGTGACGATATTGTTCTTTCAGTGGATTATACCGCAGAAACGGTACTAACGTTTGGAAGTGCTTCTCAACTGGAGCAGGTGTTCCTGAATATTTTGAAAAATAGTATTGATTCCTTCACAGCATGCAAAGGGAGAATACAGATTACGATCACGACCGCGGCTGAGACAAACAAAATTATCCTGCTCTTTAAAGATAACGGGGAAGGAATTCTGCCCGAGAAACTAAAGCGGATATTCGATCCTTTCTTTACTACTAAGCCCAAAGGGACAGGGATCGGCTTATCGATCTGTAAACAGTTAATCGAAATGTATGGAGGGCAAATTAAGGTGGATTCAGAGTTGCAGGTGGGAACCACTGTGAGCGTTACTTTGCCTTGGGTATGCGATAAATAA